The stretch of DNA TCAACGATGCCCTGGTCAAGGTTCTGGCCTGTGTTGGGTACTTTCAGTTGCGGGGTGAGATTTCGGTGGTGCTGGGGCTGCCCTACCACTCCCAGGATCAGTTTGAGCGCGAGAAAGAGCAGCTGATGAGCCTGCTGCTGGGCCCCCATGTGATGGGCTATCGCGGCGAGCAAATCACCATTGAGATCGCTAAGGTGTGGGTGATGCCCGAAGGCTACGGCAGCATTCTCTGGAATGAGGTGCAGGAAACCAAGGATGCCAGTGTGGACTTTACCAAGCTGCCGGTGGCGATCGTCGATATTGGCCATCAGACCACCGACTGTATCATGGTCGACAACTTCCGGTTTGCGCGGGGGGTATCCCGGAGCGAGGCCTTTGCCATGAGCCAGTTTTACGAGCAGGTAGCGGCCCAGATCGAGGGGGCCGACAGCCAGTCCCTGGCGCTGATCGCCGCCGTCAATCAGCCCCAGGGCCAGCGGTTCTACCGTCCTCGCGGGGCCAATCGACCCACCAACCTGGACGACATTTTGCCCAACCTCAAGGAGACATTCTCGCGGGAGATGTGTAACCGGCTGCTGGCCTGGC from Leptolyngbya sp. KIOST-1 encodes:
- a CDS encoding ParM/StbA family protein, which translates into the protein MSQAASIPMNQAPLVKPSEDAPAVREAGGLPKSILSVDLGRTSTKTSISRDPGSVVFIPANVKHLSMEQVQGGAFEARATDPLSDIWMVYQGSGYAMGQLAEDFGANLGVGQSKVNDALVKVLACVGYFQLRGEISVVLGLPYHSQDQFEREKEQLMSLLLGPHVMGYRGEQITIEIAKVWVMPEGYGSILWNEVQETKDASVDFTKLPVAIVDIGHQTTDCIMVDNFRFARGVSRSEAFAMSQFYEQVAAQIEGADSQSLALIAAVNQPQGQRFYRPRGANRPTNLDDILPNLKETFSREMCNRLLAWLPERVTDVILTGGGGEFFWEDIQRLLREAKINAHLATPCRQANALGQYIYGEAQVASARATRAAA